The Lacrimispora xylanolytica genome has a segment encoding these proteins:
- the xseB gene encoding exodeoxyribonuclease VII small subunit, protein MAVKKEKTIEETFAELEELIKKLESGECSLEESFQHYETGMKLVKSCNEKIDNVEKKIIVLEENGEKSEL, encoded by the coding sequence ATGGCAGTGAAAAAAGAAAAGACCATTGAAGAGACGTTTGCTGAGCTGGAGGAACTGATCAAAAAGTTAGAGAGCGGAGAGTGCTCCCTGGAAGAGTCCTTTCAGCATTATGAAACAGGCATGAAGCTTGTAAAGTCCTGCAATGAGAAGATAGATAACGTAGAAAAGAAGATAATCGTATTAGAGGAAAATGGTGAAAAAAGTGAACTTTAA
- the xseA gene encoding exodeoxyribonuclease VII large subunit — MAGAYSVSQVNAYIKNMFAQDFALNRISVKGEVSNCKYHTSGHIYFTLKDGKSSIAAVMFAGSRKGLSFQMEEGQQVTVKGSIEVYERDGRYQLYAQEITREGLGDLFERFQKLRNELEEMGMFSAEYKKPIPRYAKTIGIVTAPTGAAIRDIMNISARRNPYVQLYLYPALVQGENAKESIAKGIEVLDQMGLDVLIVGRGGGSIEDLWAFNEEIVARAIFQCSTPVISAVGHETDVTIADYVADMRAPTPSAAAELAVFDYSLFEEQKELYRNTLKKTMERKMERYRFHADQYGLRLKYFDPRRSIRESRQRLSDLEIKIQTILLSMTAGYKADAENAANRMKTLLEKQTVRDRHRLELFASRLEAQSPLKKIGGGYGFVTDQKDHRIDSVTKVKAGDGIKVIVRDGSMEAVISRINQSDEEKKDDPDRR, encoded by the coding sequence ATGGCTGGCGCTTATTCTGTTTCCCAGGTCAATGCTTACATCAAGAATATGTTTGCCCAGGACTTTGCGCTGAACCGCATCTCTGTAAAAGGAGAAGTCTCCAACTGCAAGTATCATACCTCCGGACATATCTACTTTACCTTAAAGGACGGAAAATCGTCTATAGCTGCTGTGATGTTTGCCGGTTCCAGAAAGGGTCTTTCCTTTCAGATGGAAGAAGGCCAGCAGGTAACGGTAAAGGGGAGCATTGAGGTTTATGAACGGGATGGGCGCTATCAGCTCTATGCCCAGGAGATAACAAGAGAAGGGCTTGGAGATCTGTTTGAACGGTTCCAGAAGCTGCGTAATGAGCTGGAAGAGATGGGAATGTTCTCTGCGGAGTATAAAAAGCCCATTCCCAGGTATGCAAAGACCATAGGAATCGTAACAGCTCCCACCGGTGCAGCCATCCGGGACATTATGAATATATCGGCAAGGAGAAATCCTTACGTGCAGCTTTATCTCTACCCGGCTCTTGTCCAGGGAGAGAATGCAAAAGAGAGTATTGCAAAAGGAATCGAGGTACTGGACCAGATGGGGCTTGATGTCCTGATTGTGGGAAGGGGAGGCGGTTCCATTGAAGATTTATGGGCATTTAACGAAGAAATTGTGGCCAGAGCCATTTTCCAGTGCTCCACTCCAGTCATTTCTGCAGTCGGTCATGAAACCGATGTGACCATAGCAGATTATGTGGCGGATATGCGTGCTCCCACGCCTTCTGCCGCGGCGGAGCTGGCAGTTTTTGATTATTCCCTGTTTGAAGAGCAGAAGGAGCTGTACCGAAACACCTTAAAAAAGACCATGGAACGAAAGATGGAACGCTACCGCTTCCATGCGGACCAATATGGGTTACGGCTTAAGTATTTTGATCCGAGAAGAAGCATCCGGGAAAGCCGTCAGAGGCTTTCTGATCTGGAGATAAAGATCCAGACCATTTTGCTTTCCATGACCGCAGGCTATAAGGCAGATGCCGAAAACGCTGCCAATCGGATGAAGACTCTGTTAGAAAAGCAGACAGTCCGTGACAGGCACCGGCTTGAGTTGTTTGCCAGCCGTTTAGAGGCTCAGTCCCCCTTAAAGAAGATTGGCGGAGGATATGGATTCGTAACGGATCAAAAGGATCATAGAATTGATTCTGTGACCAAGGTAAAAGCTGGAGACGGCATTAAGGTCATCGTCAGGGATGGAAGTATGGAAGCAGTGATTTCCAGAATCAACCAAAGTGACGAGGAAAAAAAGGATGATCCGGATAGGAGATAA
- the nusB gene encoding transcription antitermination factor NusB — protein sequence MTRSKMREHCFKLLFCADFHPAEEKDEQLIQYFEEPMEYDFDKEGKEEIIHDVSMSGENSDQLKERAEAVMVKIPELDLKINEVAEGWKTKRMGRAELTILRLALYEILFDDDVPEKVAINEAVELAKKYGGNEAPAFINGVLAKLV from the coding sequence ATGACCAGAAGTAAAATGCGTGAACACTGCTTTAAGCTGCTTTTTTGTGCGGATTTCCATCCGGCAGAGGAAAAGGACGAGCAGCTTATCCAATATTTTGAGGAACCAATGGAGTATGATTTCGACAAAGAAGGAAAGGAAGAGATCATACACGATGTGTCAATGAGCGGTGAGAATTCCGACCAGTTAAAAGAAAGAGCAGAAGCTGTCATGGTTAAGATACCGGAACTGGATCTTAAGATCAATGAAGTGGCAGAAGGCTGGAAGACAAAGCGTATGGGCAGAGCCGAACTTACAATCCTCCGTCTTGCTTTATATGAAATATTATTTGACGACGATGTTCCGGAAAAGGTAGCCATCAACGAGGCAGTGGAACTGGCTAAAAAGTACGGCGGGAACGAAGCTCCGGCATTTATCAACGGAGTCTTAGCAAAGCTGGTGTAA
- a CDS encoding sensor domain-containing diguanylate cyclase, giving the protein MINHRDGNHYLPKIMGMFGLVVSIIAGILAMNLYYFREVEKSLVDQTYRDIKLENDKILSYLQNLTESKLEWLELFASFSDPPDGSGNESWWELVAENEKETSRLGVADDKGTIYYGNHETADISGRAYYQKVLKGEKNVSRLLPGGFEGQDGIVLAVPIIRDSKVKGAACLEYSAAEIEKYLDDSPLSRYGANFIFTQEGQIMVSSSGIDQKDTVFELLKDMEFRDGQSLEQMREVVKSGQAGFLIYYENNKKRLLLFQPTGIEDWMTASLVEAERYESMLNRIRGLTLGFITSSTLMLVCAILLILGILHYRKKEEKRAQKDYLTGVYTRETARKLVSQGLKGVGNKRFYACMFLDIDDFKKINDTFGHHKGDLVLVEVGQILNACTRQEDVIVRFGGDEFCIWLFGMRGRKQPEAIAARILNAFNISGNIHASIGITLVGENENDYDAILKRADEALYQAKRKGKNQYAVKR; this is encoded by the coding sequence ATGATAAATCATAGGGATGGGAATCATTACTTGCCAAAGATAATGGGAATGTTCGGGCTGGTGGTTTCGATAATCGCAGGAATCCTTGCGATGAATCTTTATTATTTCAGAGAAGTGGAAAAAAGTCTCGTAGATCAGACGTACCGGGATATTAAGCTTGAAAATGATAAGATTCTCAGCTATCTGCAGAACTTGACCGAGTCAAAGCTTGAATGGCTGGAACTGTTTGCCTCATTCTCTGATCCTCCCGATGGATCGGGAAACGAAAGCTGGTGGGAGCTGGTAGCGGAAAATGAGAAAGAAACCTCCAGATTAGGGGTGGCAGATGATAAGGGAACCATATATTATGGGAACCATGAGACTGCTGATATTTCCGGGAGAGCTTACTACCAGAAGGTCTTAAAGGGTGAAAAAAATGTTTCCAGGCTACTTCCCGGAGGCTTTGAGGGCCAGGATGGAATTGTTCTGGCAGTTCCTATCATTAGAGATTCTAAAGTAAAAGGCGCTGCCTGTCTGGAATACTCCGCAGCAGAGATAGAAAAGTACTTGGATGACAGTCCCTTAAGCCGTTACGGAGCCAATTTCATTTTTACTCAGGAAGGCCAGATCATGGTCTCAAGCTCAGGAATCGACCAAAAGGATACGGTATTCGAGCTTCTAAAAGATATGGAGTTTCGGGATGGACAATCCTTAGAGCAGATGAGGGAGGTCGTAAAAAGCGGACAGGCCGGATTTCTGATTTATTATGAGAATAATAAAAAACGGCTCTTGCTTTTTCAACCCACTGGAATTGAGGATTGGATGACAGCCTCCCTGGTAGAAGCTGAACGGTATGAAAGCATGCTAAACCGGATTCGGGGACTGACCCTTGGCTTTATTACAAGCTCCACGTTAATGCTGGTCTGCGCCATCCTTCTCATCCTTGGTATTCTTCATTACCGAAAGAAGGAAGAAAAAAGGGCGCAGAAGGATTATTTAACAGGAGTTTATACCCGGGAAACTGCAAGAAAGCTTGTGTCCCAGGGATTAAAAGGAGTGGGAAATAAACGATTCTACGCCTGCATGTTTCTTGATATAGATGATTTTAAAAAGATCAATGATACCTTCGGACACCACAAAGGTGACCTGGTTCTGGTAGAAGTGGGGCAGATTCTAAATGCCTGTACCAGACAGGAGGACGTCATCGTACGCTTCGGAGGGGATGAATTCTGTATCTGGCTCTTTGGCATGAGAGGCAGAAAGCAGCCGGAAGCCATAGCAGCCCGGATTTTAAATGCCTTTAATATCTCAGGGAATATCCATGCAAGCATTGGAATCACCCTGGTAGGCGAGAATGAAAATGATTACGATGCCATCTTAAAACGAGCGGATGAAGCTTTGTATCAGGCAAAGCGAAAAGGGAAGAACCAGTATGCCGTAAAACGGTGA
- a CDS encoding Asp23/Gls24 family envelope stress response protein encodes MAEAEIRNTHKVYEKDKIGEVQIADDVVAIIAGLAATEVEGVDSMAGNITNELVAKLGMKNLSKGVKVELTEEHVSVDLSLNIKYGYSIPSVSEKVQEKVQTAIENMTGLTVLDVNIRIAGVAMEENK; translated from the coding sequence GTGGCAGAAGCAGAAATCAGAAATACTCACAAAGTATATGAAAAAGATAAAATCGGCGAAGTGCAGATTGCAGATGATGTAGTTGCTATCATCGCGGGTCTTGCTGCAACCGAAGTAGAAGGTGTAGATTCCATGGCGGGCAACATCACCAATGAACTGGTGGCGAAGCTGGGCATGAAAAATTTATCAAAAGGCGTTAAGGTCGAGCTGACTGAGGAGCATGTATCTGTGGATTTGTCCTTAAACATCAAGTACGGATACAGCATACCATCTGTCAGTGAGAAGGTTCAGGAAAAGGTACAGACTGCAATTGAGAACATGACAGGTCTTACGGTATTAGATGTAAATATCCGTATCGCCGGTGTTGCAATGGAAGAAAACAAATAG
- a CDS encoding SpoIIIAH-like family protein, whose product MRSWKTSNEPNVPKTPKKMDMKKLFRRNQIIITTLAVMIAAAGYLNYAGKQEAVSGKDVFEAGMTDISEEDVLAENKALNESSSGQDIASLDQDASDIDKLAAAETTSEGNKDVANSESTAAGETKAAAEQVAAADQVAAAAETKAADAGLDNPGEAVLTSGMSVTDYISSVQLNREQVRARNKETLMNLINNPNLEESAKQQAIQEMIDMTAVSEKENAAETLLLAKGFSDPVVSISSGKVDVVINASSITDPQRAQIEDIVKRKAEVGAENIVITLMKLGE is encoded by the coding sequence ATGAGAAGTTGGAAAACAAGCAATGAACCAAATGTCCCTAAAACCCCAAAGAAAATGGATATGAAGAAACTGTTCAGAAGAAATCAGATCATCATTACCACACTGGCCGTTATGATAGCTGCCGCCGGGTATTTAAATTATGCCGGGAAACAGGAGGCGGTTTCAGGTAAAGATGTGTTTGAAGCAGGTATGACTGATATATCCGAAGAAGACGTCTTAGCGGAGAACAAAGCCTTAAATGAGAGTTCTTCCGGCCAGGATATTGCAAGTCTGGATCAGGATGCATCGGATATTGATAAACTGGCAGCCGCAGAAACAACGTCAGAAGGAAACAAAGACGTTGCAAACTCTGAGAGCACAGCAGCAGGCGAGACAAAGGCAGCCGCAGAGCAGGTAGCAGCCGCAGACCAGGTAGCAGCCGCAGCCGAGACAAAAGCAGCAGACGCCGGACTTGATAATCCGGGAGAAGCCGTTTTAACAAGCGGAATGAGCGTAACAGATTACATATCCAGCGTACAGTTAAACAGAGAACAGGTAAGGGCAAGAAATAAAGAGACCTTAATGAATCTGATTAACAATCCGAACCTGGAAGAGTCCGCAAAACAGCAGGCCATTCAGGAAATGATTGATATGACAGCTGTTTCCGAAAAAGAAAATGCAGCAGAAACCCTTCTTCTTGCAAAAGGATTTTCAGATCCAGTCGTCAGCATTTCCAGCGGTAAAGTAGATGTTGTCATCAATGCCTCCAGCATCACCGATCCGCAGCGCGCACAGATTGAAGATATTGTAAAGAGAAAAGCAGAAGTCGGAGCAGAAAATATTGTGATCACCCTTATGAAGCTGGGTGAATAA
- a CDS encoding stage III sporulation protein AG, with amino-acid sequence MIWRNRILKFKWKMGKDKWLILLAVGMIILILAIPSGPGSAGKTGTASESKNKTELQKGIVTELPEKDTAVAANADNTYEEQLELRVRKLLKTVDGVGQVDVMIVLKSSKEKVLRVDRNTTDSSTVENDSSGGTRNITNKEQQENTILTGSGENTAPIVEKEISPEIEGIIISAQGGGSPTVKAEISSAMEALFNLPPHKIKVLKRVE; translated from the coding sequence ATGATTTGGAGGAACAGGATATTGAAATTCAAGTGGAAGATGGGAAAGGATAAATGGCTGATCCTGCTGGCGGTTGGAATGATCATCCTGATCCTTGCGATTCCCTCCGGTCCAGGCAGTGCAGGAAAGACTGGAACAGCATCGGAGAGCAAAAATAAGACAGAGCTGCAAAAGGGAATTGTGACAGAGCTGCCAGAGAAAGATACGGCTGTAGCCGCAAACGCAGACAATACCTATGAGGAGCAGCTGGAATTAAGGGTGAGAAAGCTGTTAAAAACCGTAGATGGAGTTGGTCAGGTGGATGTGATGATCGTGCTGAAATCCTCAAAGGAAAAGGTGCTCAGGGTGGACAGAAACACAACCGATTCTTCCACCGTGGAAAATGACAGCTCCGGCGGAACCAGAAATATCACCAACAAAGAACAGCAGGAGAATACCATTTTGACCGGTTCTGGAGAAAATACGGCTCCTATTGTGGAGAAAGAGATAAGTCCGGAAATAGAAGGAATCATCATAAGTGCCCAGGGCGGAGGCAGTCCTACGGTGAAAGCAGAAATTTCCAGTGCCATGGAAGCATTATTTAACCTGCCCCCACATAAAATAAAAGTATTAAAGAGGGTGGAATAA
- a CDS encoding stage III sporulation protein AF, protein MEQLFDWIRSIIYYLIFITVVVNLLPNKKYEKYIRFFAGVVLILLVLKPITGGLRLDDTLAYYFESISLKKEAGELTGEIAKMEGQRLNKMMSKYEEAVSGDLKTMAASAGFGCSVSKAEISQDQDSKKFGHVVRVSLILTPEVQKGQEGEEGEEAVPAVKEIEPIEKVAKVEGVKITGSPPKKEEKGRQEENSQVSGLRRKIAEYYDLEEQDIEIQVEDGKG, encoded by the coding sequence ATGGAACAATTGTTTGATTGGATACGCAGCATTATATATTATCTTATATTTATCACAGTTGTGGTGAATCTTCTGCCTAACAAGAAGTATGAAAAATACATCCGCTTTTTTGCCGGAGTGGTACTGATCCTTCTTGTTCTAAAGCCGATTACAGGGGGGCTTAGGCTTGACGATACACTTGCCTACTATTTCGAATCCATCAGTTTGAAAAAAGAGGCAGGAGAGCTTACTGGAGAAATCGCAAAGATGGAAGGACAAAGGCTGAATAAAATGATGAGCAAATACGAGGAGGCTGTTTCCGGGGATTTAAAAACAATGGCAGCCTCTGCTGGTTTTGGGTGCAGCGTGTCAAAGGCAGAAATCAGCCAGGATCAGGACAGCAAGAAGTTCGGGCATGTGGTCCGGGTGTCCTTAATCCTTACGCCAGAAGTACAAAAAGGGCAAGAAGGCGAAGAAGGGGAAGAAGCTGTTCCTGCGGTGAAAGAAATCGAACCCATTGAAAAAGTGGCCAAAGTAGAAGGAGTAAAAATCACGGGTTCCCCTCCGAAGAAAGAAGAAAAAGGGAGACAAGAAGAAAATTCACAAGTATCAGGTCTTAGAAGGAAGATTGCTGAATATTATGATTTGGAGGAACAGGATATTGAAATTCAAGTGGAAGATGGGAAAGGATAA
- a CDS encoding stage III sporulation protein AE, whose protein sequence is MKRITFFLVCFLYLLAFPMSCLGADINSQKEYKEGDPGTDNLDLDQYDLSDIQKFLDGRNGTKGLNLSFKQLMFDLMNGKLDQVMGQVGNAIKELLLGEIKTNGHMMGQIIILGIIGAVFSNFSSVFSGSQISETGFFVTYLLLFTYLAASFFTSVSIAGDVIGQILGFMKALLPAYFLAVAFAGGSTAAAASYGFTLFVIAAAQWLLGQVLLSLIKVYALLVMAGHIAKEDMLSKMTELLEQIISWSVKTMIGVVLGFQIIQGMVLPYVDSMKTGAIQKLAGAIPGIGNSIGSVSQMVLGSGVVIKNTIGAAGIVILLIIAAIPLIKLVVLMLLYKCVAALLQPVCDKRIVSCISDIAKGHKLLLSITASAVMLFVITIALVCASTNATYFSG, encoded by the coding sequence ATGAAACGAATCACTTTTTTCCTTGTTTGCTTTTTATATCTTCTGGCTTTTCCCATGAGCTGCCTAGGCGCAGATATAAATTCCCAGAAAGAATATAAAGAAGGAGACCCGGGGACGGACAACCTGGATCTGGATCAATACGATTTATCTGACATTCAAAAGTTTCTGGACGGAAGAAATGGGACAAAGGGTCTTAACCTTTCCTTTAAACAGCTGATGTTCGATCTGATGAATGGAAAGCTTGATCAGGTAATGGGACAAGTAGGAAATGCCATTAAGGAGCTTTTGCTGGGCGAAATTAAAACCAATGGGCACATGATGGGACAGATTATCATACTTGGCATCATTGGAGCAGTATTTTCCAATTTCTCCAGTGTATTTTCCGGAAGTCAGATTTCAGAAACCGGATTTTTTGTTACATATCTTCTATTGTTTACTTATCTGGCGGCCAGCTTCTTTACCAGTGTCTCCATTGCGGGAGATGTCATTGGCCAGATTCTGGGATTTATGAAAGCCCTGCTTCCCGCCTATTTCCTGGCGGTGGCATTTGCAGGAGGAAGCACGGCAGCGGCAGCTTCCTATGGATTTACCCTGTTTGTAATTGCGGCAGCACAGTGGCTCTTAGGACAGGTCCTATTAAGCCTGATTAAAGTCTACGCTCTTCTTGTCATGGCAGGTCATATTGCAAAGGAAGACATGCTCTCTAAGATGACAGAGCTCCTGGAGCAGATTATCTCCTGGAGCGTAAAGACCATGATTGGGGTTGTTTTAGGGTTCCAGATTATACAGGGCATGGTACTCCCATACGTAGATTCCATGAAGACCGGGGCCATTCAGAAACTGGCGGGAGCTATTCCGGGAATTGGAAATAGCATAGGCTCCGTATCCCAGATGGTTCTTGGTTCCGGTGTTGTAATAAAAAACACCATTGGTGCAGCTGGAATTGTCATACTTTTAATAATTGCTGCCATTCCCCTAATAAAGCTGGTGGTTTTGATGCTTCTTTATAAATGTGTGGCAGCCCTCTTACAGCCGGTCTGTGATAAGAGGATCGTCTCCTGTATCTCTGATATCGCTAAGGGGCACAAGCTGCTTCTTTCCATAACAGCTTCTGCTGTCATGCTCTTTGTAATAACCATAGCTCTTGTATGTGCATCGACGAATGCAACTTATTTTTCCGGGTGA
- the spoIIIAD gene encoding stage III sporulation protein AD, which translates to MTVVTIAVTGIIAVIMAVSLKGLKVEYGTYVVMAAGLLIFFYGMGKLTSILDTMKEIQNYIKINNIYLSTLIKMIGITYIAEFAAGICKDAGYGAIGTQIEIFGKLSVLAVSMPILLALIETLQTFVS; encoded by the coding sequence ATGACGGTAGTAACCATTGCCGTAACCGGAATTATCGCGGTTATAATGGCAGTCTCTTTAAAAGGACTTAAGGTGGAATATGGGACCTATGTGGTCATGGCGGCAGGCTTACTTATCTTCTTCTATGGTATGGGAAAGCTTACCTCCATACTGGATACCATGAAAGAGATCCAGAACTATATAAAGATCAACAACATCTATCTGTCCACCCTGATAAAAATGATCGGCATCACCTACATCGCAGAATTTGCCGCAGGCATCTGCAAGGATGCGGGCTATGGGGCCATTGGAACGCAGATTGAAATATTTGGAAAGCTTTCAGTACTGGCAGTCAGCATGCCAATCTTATTGGCGCTTATTGAAACGCTCCAGACATTTGTATCATAA
- the spoIIIAC gene encoding stage III sporulation protein AC — protein MGVNLIFKIAAVGILVSVICQVLKHSGREEQAFLTSLAGLVLVLFWLVPYIYQLFESIKNLFAL, from the coding sequence ATGGGGGTCAATTTGATATTTAAAATTGCAGCAGTTGGAATTCTGGTTTCCGTCATATGTCAGGTCTTAAAGCATAGCGGACGGGAAGAGCAGGCATTCTTAACAAGCCTTGCGGGGCTGGTCCTGGTGCTGTTCTGGCTTGTACCTTACATATACCAGTTGTTTGAATCTATCAAAAATCTGTTTGCATTGTAG
- a CDS encoding stage III sporulation protein AB, whose amino-acid sequence MYIKLLGAVLVIVSSSGLGCYMAAQWGEHLKTMETLKKMILLLKGEIVYANSPLTEAFERTGKKAGGGLGDLFVAVAERLMRQQAEPFYTVWQEEIDHLPKEVCLSKEDKQHLKGLGEHLGYLDMDMQERNILLYLEQLDLTIDYLRKHKQEKSRLYTTLGIMGGLFLTIVMY is encoded by the coding sequence ATGTATATAAAGCTATTGGGTGCCGTACTTGTCATCGTATCCTCATCAGGACTCGGCTGTTACATGGCAGCTCAGTGGGGGGAACATCTAAAAACAATGGAGACCTTAAAAAAGATGATTCTTCTATTAAAAGGAGAAATTGTATACGCCAATTCTCCCCTGACAGAAGCCTTTGAACGGACTGGGAAAAAGGCTGGAGGAGGGCTGGGGGATCTTTTTGTAGCAGTGGCAGAGAGGCTGATGAGACAGCAGGCAGAACCATTTTATACGGTCTGGCAGGAAGAGATTGATCACCTTCCAAAAGAAGTCTGCCTGTCCAAAGAGGACAAACAGCATTTAAAAGGACTGGGAGAGCATCTGGGTTATCTTGATATGGATATGCAGGAGAGGAACATTCTTTTGTACTTAGAGCAGCTTGACTTAACCATTGATTATTTAAGAAAACATAAGCAGGAAAAGAGCCGCCTTTATACCACTCTGGGAATCATGGGCGGACTATTCCTTACAATCGTAATGTATTAA
- the spoIIIAA gene encoding stage III sporulation protein AA codes for MERKDELINIFSRNIREILNRVSVDFNEVQEIRLRAAGPLLMVYRNEEFYVAYSGALSKERTEAYTASKNELKETMEYMSNHSLYAFEEEMKQGFITIQGGHRIGIAGKTILDETGIKTMKYISFINVRLSHQVKGCAQPVLPYVYEGGNDICHTLIISPPRCGKTTLLRDLIRQISNGYKDHPGLTVGVVDERSEIGACFQGVPQNELGIRTDILDCCPKAKGMMMLIRTMSPRVIAVDEIGSREDLEAMEYVMNCGCKLIATVHGSSIEDIRQKPVLRKLVEERTFERYIILNSQGRIGNIDQIYDSRGTQLYKAPVQPVGKLWDRQEWAYG; via the coding sequence GTGGAGAGGAAAGACGAGCTTATTAACATATTTTCCAGGAACATAAGAGAGATTCTTAACCGGGTTTCCGTGGACTTTAACGAGGTTCAGGAGATAAGGCTCCGGGCGGCAGGCCCTCTTTTAATGGTTTACCGCAATGAGGAGTTCTATGTGGCCTACAGCGGAGCTTTAAGCAAGGAGAGGACAGAAGCTTATACTGCCTCTAAAAATGAGCTGAAAGAGACCATGGAATACATGAGCAATCATTCCCTGTACGCCTTTGAAGAAGAGATGAAGCAGGGATTCATAACCATACAGGGCGGCCACAGAATCGGGATCGCAGGAAAGACCATATTAGACGAAACAGGAATCAAGACCATGAAGTACATATCCTTTATCAACGTACGACTGTCTCATCAGGTCAAGGGCTGTGCCCAGCCAGTTCTTCCCTATGTATATGAGGGAGGTAATGATATCTGCCATACTCTTATCATATCCCCTCCAAGGTGCGGGAAGACAACCCTCCTAAGAGATTTGATCCGCCAGATATCCAATGGGTATAAAGATCACCCGGGACTGACGGTGGGAGTGGTCGATGAGCGGTCAGAAATCGGCGCCTGCTTCCAGGGCGTGCCACAAAATGAACTTGGAATCCGAACGGATATTTTAGATTGCTGTCCCAAGGCAAAAGGAATGATGATGCTCATTCGAACCATGTCGCCCAGGGTCATAGCAGTGGATGAAATCGGCAGCAGGGAAGATTTAGAGGCCATGGAATATGTAATGAATTGCGGCTGCAAGCTCATTGCCACAGTACACGGCAGTTCCATTGAAGACATCAGGCAAAAACCGGTTCTACGAAAGCTGGTGGAGGAGAGGACCTTTGAACGGTATATTATCCTGAACAGCCAGGGAAGGATCGGAAACATTGATCAGATCTACGATTCCAGAGGGACCCAGCTTTATAAAGCCCCGGTACAGCCCGTAGGAAAGCTGTGGGACAGGCAGGAGTGGGCATATGGATAG
- a CDS encoding glycosyl hydrolase family 8 has translation MRRKSYPNVFLECGYGEDEIRRRIDSAFQTMFYGSKGERIYHPAGTDMGYVEDTGNHDVRTEGMSYAMMMCVQMDRKEEFDRIWKWSKTYMYMDKGENAGYFAWSCKTDGTKNSWGPAPDGEEYFAMSLFFASHRWGDGEGIFCYSKEAKDILRSCLHKGEKKGDGKPMWNLDNYLIKFITDCDFTDPSYHLPHFYELFSLWSYEEDRKFWKKAAKESRKYLKKACHPATGLCGEYADYDGTPRNWMPDSKDRHDWYYSDAYRTIANIGLDHLWFSTDDWAPEIADKLQCFFSERGDVNGVYLIDGTRVEGVTSLHPIAIIATNAQASLASNGKYKREWVHRFWNTPLRKGNRRYYDNCLYFFALLALGGCYRVY, from the coding sequence ATGAGAAGGAAGAGTTATCCAAACGTATTTTTAGAATGCGGCTACGGCGAGGATGAAATCAGAAGAAGAATTGATTCCGCCTTTCAGACCATGTTCTATGGGTCTAAGGGAGAGCGGATCTATCATCCGGCAGGTACTGACATGGGATACGTTGAGGATACGGGGAATCATGATGTACGGACCGAAGGGATGTCTTACGCCATGATGATGTGCGTACAGATGGACCGTAAGGAAGAGTTTGACCGTATATGGAAATGGTCAAAAACTTATATGTATATGGATAAAGGGGAAAATGCCGGGTATTTTGCCTGGTCCTGTAAAACAGACGGGACAAAGAATTCATGGGGACCGGCACCAGATGGGGAAGAATACTTTGCCATGTCACTGTTTTTTGCCTCCCATCGATGGGGAGATGGGGAAGGAATCTTTTGTTATTCCAAAGAGGCAAAGGACATTCTGCGTTCCTGCCTTCATAAAGGAGAAAAAAAGGGCGATGGAAAGCCCATGTGGAATTTAGATAACTATCTGATAAAATTTATCACTGATTGTGATTTTACCGATCCGTCCTATCATCTGCCGCATTTTTATGAATTATTCTCGTTGTGGTCGTATGAGGAAGATCGTAAATTCTGGAAAAAAGCAGCTAAGGAGAGTCGGAAATACTTAAAGAAAGCCTGCCACCCGGCAACCGGTCTCTGTGGGGAGTATGCAGATTACGATGGCACTCCCAGGAACTGGATGCCTGATTCAAAAGACAGACATGACTGGTATTACAGCGATGCTTACCGCACTATCGCTAACATTGGCCTGGACCATCTCTGGTTTTCAACGGATGACTGGGCCCCTGAGATCGCGGATAAGCTTCAGTGCTTTTTTAGTGAGAGGGGGGATGTAAACGGAGTGTATCTCATAGACGGTACGAGGGTAGAGGGAGTAACGTCTCTTCACCCCATTGCGATCATTGCAACCAACGCCCAGGCTTCCCTGGCCTCCAATGGCAAATATAAAAGGGAATGGGTCCACCGTTTTTGGAATACTCCACTTAGAAAGGGCAACCGGAGATATTATGACAATTGCCTGTATTTCTTTGCATTACTGGCGTTAGGGGGGTGTTATAGAGTTTATTAA